The Effusibacillus lacus DNA segment ACGCAATAGGATCAGGAAGAAGGGAGTGAGCTTTCCGTTCCACCGTTTGCAGAAAGGCTCCTTCCGCTACGTAGGTGCCCGACCCTTGCCGTCCCTCCAGAAAACCTTCCGCCAGCAGCTGTTCATAGGCTTCCAGGACCACATTTCGGGCAACTTGCAAATGGGAGGCCAATTCCCTCGTGGAGGGAAGCGGACTCCCTGCCTGAAGTTCCCCGTTGAGGATCTTTGTACGAAGTTGTTCATAGATCTGCCGAAACAAAGGTGTTGCAAGCGTTCGATCAATTGAAACCCATACCATGGCCGTTTCTCCTTGAAGTGGTACTCCTGAAATTTTAAAAAAGTGGTTCTTTTTGGAGCCAGTTTATCATGATACGTTGAATCCGACCACTATATTAAAGGGGGATTCCCATGTTTTCCACTGGAGAAATGAAAGTGATTCAGGCACTTCGCAGCATTGCCCGGAACGAACAAGTCAAAGCTTATGTCAAGACATCGAAGGAATTGTATCCGCTTCTGTGGGGGGCAGCCCGGCGGTTTGTGGCCGGTGAAGCAAGACAACAGGTGCTGCCGAAACTTGAAAAATTTGTTTCGAGCGGTTATCGGGCCTCCCTGGACTTTATTGGAGAAAACACGTCGACAGTCAGGGAATGCGAAAGCACCAAGGAAGAATATGTGGAGTTGATCGATCAGATTGGCGGTCATCTTCCCGAAACCGACATCTGCCTGGATTTGTCCCATACCGGGTTGACCATAAGTCCGGAATTGGCGTTGAATCATCTCTCTGAAATTGCGGCGGCAGCAAAACGCCACCGGATGACCGTGATGGTCAGCATGGAAGAATCGGCCAAGACCGAATCGATTCTGCAACTCTATCAACAAACAAGCACACGTCATTTGAATGTGGGAATCACTGTTCAGGCGAATTTGAACAGAACAACAGATGATCTGCGTGAATTGATGAAACTCCCGGGAAAAATACGACTCGTCAAAGGAGCTTATCTGGAACCGTCAAACGTCGCCCTTTCACGATCCGTCCAATTGAATGAAAGGTATCTGTCATTGGTTGACAAACTGGTTACCGCCAATCATCCTGTTGCCATTGCCACTCATGATGAGGCGATTCTTGATGAGGTCTCAAGAAGAGGATATTTGCCCTGCCTTACGTCGAAGTCGAAATGTTATACGGAATCCGCCCGGACCTGCTCGCCGGATTCAAGACAAAAGGGTATCGGACACGAATCTATCTGCCGTATGGAACGGAATGGTTCTTGTATCTCTGCCACCGGCTGGCTGAATTTCCCCCAAACCTGTATGAGGCAGTGGTCGCTTTTGCCAATCAGTTGGAAAAGAAGGTGTCGTGTGAGCAATTATAAGGCATATGTTCAACTGGCGCTTGTCATGAGCATTGTGGGAAGCGTTAGGGGAAATTGATTGACAATCCCCCACGGTTCGGTGTATAAATATGAGAAATAAGTGATACGGCACCGTAATGACGGAGTGAGTAAGTCTGAGGAAGCGTCCAGAGAGCGGGATTCATAGGCTGTGAGATCCCGCCGCGAGACCTGACTGAACCCGGCTCCTGAACTTTCCGTGAAAAGCGGGACGGCTAACCGGACGTTACCCGGGCAGAGTGGACCTGACCGCGCTTGTTTCATGTGCAGTCAGGTCAATGAAGGTGGTACCGCGAGAGAATGCCTTTCGTCCTTCCTGGGACGAAAGGTTTTTGTTTTTTGGTGATTTTGGTGAAAGAGGGCGAGTGTATGAAGGCGAAACGGATCGTGGTGAAAGTCGGATCCAGCAGTTTGACAGATGAACAGGGCCGGCTGTCGGAAGAGAAGATGAGGCAGCTTGCGGATCAGATTGCCGTGCTGCAGTTGGAACAGGAATGCCGTGTGATCCTGGTGTCGTCGGGTGCGGTTGCGGCAGGATTGGGCAAATTGGGTTGGCCCCGTCCCAACATTACCATGCCCGAGAAACAAGCAGCCGCTGCGGTAGGACAGGGATTGCTGCTGGAACAATACCAGAAGCTGTTTGCGCAGCGCGGAATCACAGTCGCCCAATTGCTGCTCACCCGTTCGGACATTGAAGACCGAAAACGGTTCATCCATATCCGCAATACCTCAGAAACGCTGCTTCGAAACGGGATTCTGCCGATTGTCAATGAAAACGATACAGTAACGGTGGAGGAGATCCGTTTTGGGGACAATGACACGTTGGGCAGTCTGGTCGCCCTGGTTACGGAAGCCGAACTGCTGATTCTGCTTACGGATATCGATGGCCTGTATACGGCCAATCCCAAATCGAATCCGGATGCCAGGCGGATCC contains these protein-coding regions:
- the proB gene encoding glutamate 5-kinase; the encoded protein is MKAKRIVVKVGSSSLTDEQGRLSEEKMRQLADQIAVLQLEQECRVILVSSGAVAAGLGKLGWPRPNITMPEKQAAAAVGQGLLLEQYQKLFAQRGITVAQLLLTRSDIEDRKRFIHIRNTSETLLRNGILPIVNENDTVTVEEIRFGDNDTLGSLVALVTEAELLILLTDIDGLYTANPKSNPDARRIPDVWEITPELEAAAGGNGSVMGTGGMRTKLMAARIATESGIDVVVASSREPEVLQRIAEGESLGTRFHANPRFSGKKSWLAHGPRPEGRIIIDQGAVRALTERAGSLLVPGITAVEGEFQEGAIVEIAAPAGQVIGKGAVSFSDRDLQLLIERRQTGERLRHYHEVIHRDAMVIYSREGIPYAQHRK